One window of the Clostridium sp. MB40-C1 genome contains the following:
- a CDS encoding sugar MFS transporter — MKLTKKNLTLLLFLIYGQICFTLSLRSNIFSIIQTEYNLPFSHIATLVLISGIVMQISTYLTGILIKRSGYNKTLILGLVSLGVSVLFMIFAKTIFVFDFLFTVFMFGLGVSSLVLNMYTGFLSDNNSRGKTIMKLHVGAATGLCLGPTVMSKLLTLGMSWQIIISLSSIPIFIFIIILTVCNKTKDGVVSIHINKKCHNKNNLPYKSLIVWTFIVIFLCSQIWEYGMGTWFIIYAKHAQNLSETEASRYLTIFLVSFPIGRLLSSKILDYISYYQSILVAFAADFILILLGITTKQLIFISLTGLFTSLMYPITMSMMQEEFGESSSDLIGWICMIGGILQYIFIWTVGKIGDNFGITIGFSSLIIYILIGNIAVLLIKNLLSESKTAVESHS, encoded by the coding sequence ATGAAGTTAACAAAAAAAAATTTAACTCTTTTATTATTTCTTATTTATGGACAAATATGTTTTACTTTATCACTACGAAGCAACATATTTTCTATTATCCAAACTGAATATAATCTTCCTTTTAGTCATATCGCTACTTTAGTTTTAATTTCTGGAATCGTGATGCAAATATCTACTTACTTAACAGGAATATTAATAAAAAGGTCAGGATATAATAAGACTTTAATCTTAGGATTAGTTTCTTTAGGAGTAAGTGTTTTGTTTATGATTTTCGCTAAAACAATTTTTGTTTTTGACTTCCTTTTTACTGTTTTTATGTTTGGACTTGGTGTTTCTAGCTTGGTATTAAACATGTACACTGGTTTTTTATCTGATAATAATTCAAGAGGTAAAACTATTATGAAACTTCATGTTGGAGCAGCAACAGGGCTTTGCTTAGGTCCTACTGTTATGAGTAAACTCTTAACTTTAGGTATGTCTTGGCAAATAATTATTAGTTTATCTAGTATACCTATATTTATATTCATAATTATACTAACAGTTTGTAATAAAACAAAGGACGGAGTAGTATCTATTCATATAAATAAAAAATGTCATAATAAAAACAATTTGCCTTATAAAAGCTTAATCGTTTGGACATTTATTGTGATATTTTTATGTTCTCAAATATGGGAATATGGAATGGGGACTTGGTTTATAATATATGCAAAACATGCACAAAATCTATCTGAAACAGAAGCTTCAAGATATTTAACTATTTTTCTTGTAAGCTTTCCTATAGGAAGATTACTATCTAGTAAAATACTAGATTATATCAGTTATTATCAAAGTATTTTAGTTGCTTTTGCCGCTGACTTTATACTAATATTATTAGGTATAACCACAAAACAATTAATTTTTATATCTTTAACCGGATTATTTACCTCATTAATGTACCCAATTACAATGTCTATGATGCAAGAAGAATTTGGAGAATCAAGTTCAGACTTAATTGGTTGGATTTGCATGATTGGAGGTATACTACAATACATATTTATATGGACTGTTGGAAAAATAGGTGACAATTTTGGAATAACTATTGGTTTTAGTAGCTTAATTATATATATATTAATTGGAAATATAGCTGTTTTATTAATAAAAAATTTATTATCTGAAAGTAAAACAGCCGTTGAATCTCATTCATAA
- a CDS encoding HesA/MoeB/ThiF family protein: protein MLKKYIRNMNTLTRKELELLKNYKVCVIGCGRIGGYVIDMLGKIGLGYMKVVDYDIFTKDNCNRKTLYDDNSIGKYKSVEAAKRMKKINESVKINPVVDEFNKRNAEKIIGNCNIVIDALNNINSRLILQDTCEKLNIPLVHGGIGEWYGEICTILPGDRTFNFIYNDYDNKEGIDINGVEKWGRNYSCIPSLIASIQVSEVIKLCVGKGELLRRKVLFIDLLGNEYNIIKLEKSS, encoded by the coding sequence GTGTTAAAAAAGTACATTAGGAATATGAATACTTTAACAAGAAAGGAGTTGGAATTATTAAAAAATTATAAGGTGTGCGTTATAGGATGTGGCAGAATAGGTGGATATGTAATAGATATGCTTGGAAAAATTGGATTAGGATATATGAAAGTTGTAGATTATGATATATTTACAAAAGATAATTGTAATAGAAAGACACTTTATGATGATAATTCTATTGGAAAATATAAATCAGTAGAAGCAGCAAAACGTATGAAGAAGATAAATGAGTCTGTAAAAATAAATCCAGTTGTAGATGAATTCAATAAAAGAAATGCAGAAAAAATAATTGGAAATTGTAATATTGTTATAGATGCTTTAAATAATATAAATAGCAGGTTGATTTTACAAGATACTTGTGAAAAGCTAAATATACCCTTGGTACATGGAGGTATAGGGGAATGGTATGGCGAAATATGTACTATTTTGCCAGGGGATAGAACTTTTAACTTTATCTATAACGACTATGATAATAAAGAAGGTATTGACATAAATGGAGTAGAGAAGTGGGGGAGAAACTATTCTTGTATACCTTCATTAATAGCATCGATACAGGTTAGTGAGGTAATCAAACTTTGTGTTGGAAAAGGTGAATTACTTAGAAGAAAAGTACTTTTTATAGATTTATTGGGAAATGAATATAATATTATAAAATTAGAAAAAAGTAGTTGA
- a CDS encoding response regulator transcription factor, giving the protein MKNKILILEDEKSIRSFIKIKLRALNYEVVEAENGGEALKKIDGTFDIALLDVMLPDIDGFEVCRRLREIYPRIGIIMITAKGQEEDKVKGLGSGADDYIVKPFSPKELEARIEALLRRININSNNEVHSENKINIEPFILDMDKKDLMKNNKEISLTPTEYEIIRLLISNANKSISRDEILDKIWGSSYFGDIKIVDVNVRRIRRKIEEEPSNPKYLKTVWGYGYMWSCDK; this is encoded by the coding sequence ATGAAAAATAAAATATTAATTTTAGAAGATGAAAAATCTATAAGAAGTTTTATAAAAATTAAACTAAGAGCTTTAAATTATGAAGTTGTAGAAGCTGAAAATGGTGGTGAAGCTTTAAAAAAGATTGATGGAACTTTTGATATAGCACTTTTAGATGTAATGCTTCCAGATATAGATGGTTTTGAGGTCTGTAGGAGGTTGAGGGAAATATATCCTAGAATTGGAATAATAATGATTACTGCCAAAGGTCAAGAAGAAGACAAGGTTAAAGGGTTAGGAAGTGGTGCTGATGATTATATTGTAAAACCATTTAGTCCAAAAGAGTTAGAAGCTAGGATAGAAGCATTATTAAGACGTATTAATATAAATTCAAATAATGAAGTTCATAGTGAAAATAAGATCAATATAGAGCCTTTTATATTAGATATGGATAAAAAGGATTTAATGAAAAATAACAAAGAGATTTCTCTTACACCAACAGAATATGAAATTATAAGATTACTTATAAGTAATGCAAATAAAAGTATAAGTAGGGATGAAATATTAGACAAAATATGGGGAAGTAGTTATTTTGGAGATATAAAGATTGTAGATGTAAATGTTAGAAGAATAAGAAGAAAAATTGAGGAGGAACCGTCTAATCCTAAGTATTTAAAAACTGTTTGGGGGTATGGGTATATGTGGAGTTGTGACAAATGA
- a CDS encoding VCBS repeat-containing protein, with product MNKRVKDIGLILLSFIFFSGCSVMRSPVELIGKPKVTSKKIKEDYILSEILSKEETLTLALSQKEMESIRSVDLDKDGKDELIVLFKENKEVFRGENKYGIIILKQLNGKWHEINRIYQKAYGVDLVECKDVTGDKKPDIIVGWNMNKEDEKLLNVYSWSEGYFHFVYKDVYKEIGIDDLDSDGKNELILLKKVAKTDAISVEVFKYFNEKINNVDKFIIRNKNYYNTMKIGNVINNNKGIFIDFDMGTLLSYTDLLVMKNNKLVDVFKNESLDKPKTLKRSFIKSKDVNNDGIVEIGLTEKLSYPVKDEKTYHSINKNKLPVINGWYQWNGKEGIDLVLREYCNYDLGYKIIIPEKWGNEFTISVSYEENSEVNKVEFFSLDSKQGIENHIFSIESMSKNQWNNSKDMLKEKKYIVLKDDENNVILSVLPDNKDKNDKYFIDEDNLRKSFYTIKKGD from the coding sequence ATGAATAAACGTGTAAAAGATATTGGACTAATATTATTGAGTTTTATTTTTTTCTCAGGTTGTTCTGTGATGAGATCACCAGTTGAACTTATAGGAAAGCCTAAAGTAACATCTAAAAAAATAAAAGAAGATTATATATTATCTGAAATTTTGTCCAAGGAAGAAACTTTAACATTAGCTCTAAGTCAAAAAGAGATGGAGTCTATAAGAAGTGTTGATTTAGATAAGGATGGAAAAGATGAACTAATTGTTTTGTTTAAAGAAAACAAAGAGGTTTTTAGAGGAGAAAATAAGTATGGAATAATCATATTAAAACAGCTTAATGGAAAGTGGCATGAGATAAATAGAATTTACCAAAAAGCTTATGGAGTGGACTTAGTAGAGTGTAAGGATGTAACTGGAGATAAAAAACCAGATATTATTGTTGGATGGAATATGAATAAAGAAGATGAAAAGCTTTTAAATGTATATTCATGGAGTGAAGGGTATTTTCACTTTGTATATAAAGATGTGTATAAAGAAATAGGAATCGATGACTTAGATAGTGATGGAAAAAATGAATTGATTTTATTGAAAAAGGTTGCTAAAACGGATGCTATTAGTGTAGAAGTTTTTAAATATTTTAATGAAAAAATAAATAATGTTGATAAATTTATTATAAGGAATAAAAATTATTATAATACAATGAAAATAGGAAATGTGATTAATAATAATAAGGGGATATTTATAGATTTTGATATGGGAACACTTCTGTCATATACAGACTTATTAGTTATGAAAAATAATAAGCTTGTTGATGTTTTTAAAAATGAGTCTTTAGATAAGCCCAAAACCTTAAAAAGAAGTTTTATTAAGTCAAAAGATGTGAATAATGATGGAATAGTAGAAATAGGGTTAACGGAAAAACTTTCATATCCAGTTAAGGATGAAAAGACTTATCATTCAATTAATAAAAATAAATTACCAGTAATTAATGGATGGTATCAATGGAATGGAAAAGAAGGTATTGATTTAGTATTGAGAGAATATTGTAATTATGATTTGGGTTATAAGATTATTATTCCTGAAAAGTGGGGCAATGAATTTACTATTTCTGTGTCTTATGAGGAAAATAGCGAAGTTAATAAAGTGGAGTTTTTTAGCTTAGACTCAAAACAAGGAATAGAGAATCATATTTTTTCAATTGAAAGTATGAGCAAAAACCAATGGAATAATAGTAAGGATATGTTAAAGGAGAAAAAATATATAGTTTTAAAAGACGATGAAAATAATGTAATATTAAGTGTATTGCCAGATAATAAGGATAAAAATGATAAATATTTTATTGATGAAGATAATTTAAGAAAAAGCTTTTATACTATAAAAAAAGGGGATTAA
- a CDS encoding HAMP domain-containing sensor histidine kinase, whose protein sequence is MKGIKQRIYTQNSIIIVSIVIILEIIFIFSVKSYYIKSAEYQLINKAEVSSKFYNKYLINENIYEKARYMLENESRDNTFYMQFFDLNRNLIIDSNGFKSNEDIKEKDILAALNGKIETIKIKDKFTKESTMSVSVPLYHLNEISGVLRYSISISQIEKTILNIIIGALLIGGIVIGITFFFSSILADKIVYPIENLTKVAETMALGDFSKRIKKINNDEIGKLSDTLNYMAEEIQKSNAVKNEFISSISHELRTPLTAIRGWSEIINSGEINDEEEIREGLDIILSETKRLTGLVEELLDFSKLEMGKISLNLQNTNINSIVMEIYNYFKSRFKNENVKCELNIGEENFFTQVDVNRFKQVLINIIDNAIKFSDENGKIIISTFLHKENIIIKVEDNGIGIDKDDLHRVTEKFYKGKSRKSGSGIGLSICNEIVNLHGGKLVIDSAKGEGTSVTIYIPTKYE, encoded by the coding sequence ATGAAAGGAATTAAACAAAGAATATATACACAAAACAGCATTATTATTGTAAGTATAGTTATTATTCTAGAGATTATATTTATTTTTTCAGTAAAAAGTTATTATATAAAAAGCGCAGAATACCAATTGATAAACAAAGCAGAAGTTTCAAGTAAATTTTATAATAAGTATTTGATAAATGAAAATATATATGAGAAAGCCAGATATATGTTAGAAAATGAATCAAGAGATAATACTTTTTATATGCAATTTTTTGATTTAAATAGAAATTTGATTATAGATTCTAATGGATTTAAGTCTAATGAGGATATAAAAGAAAAAGATATTTTAGCTGCTTTAAATGGGAAAATAGAGACTATAAAAATTAAGGATAAATTTACAAAAGAAAGCACTATGTCTGTATCTGTTCCATTATATCATCTCAATGAAATTTCAGGAGTTTTAAGATATTCTATTTCTATTTCGCAAATAGAAAAAACGATTTTAAATATCATTATTGGAGCACTTTTAATAGGGGGAATTGTTATAGGAATAACCTTTTTCTTTAGTTCCATTTTAGCTGACAAAATAGTATATCCTATTGAAAATTTAACAAAAGTTGCAGAGACAATGGCATTGGGGGATTTTTCAAAAAGAATAAAAAAAATAAACAATGATGAAATAGGCAAACTATCTGATACATTGAATTATATGGCAGAAGAAATTCAAAAGAGTAATGCAGTTAAAAATGAATTTATTTCATCCATTTCTCATGAACTTAGAACACCTTTAACAGCTATAAGAGGATGGAGCGAAATAATAAATTCGGGAGAAATAAATGATGAGGAAGAAATAAGAGAGGGATTAGATATAATATTAAGTGAAACTAAAAGACTAACGGGATTAGTAGAAGAACTTCTAGACTTTTCTAAATTAGAGATGGGGAAAATTAGCTTGAATTTACAGAATACTAATATAAATAGTATAGTAATGGAGATTTACAACTATTTTAAAAGTAGATTTAAAAATGAAAATGTAAAATGTGAGCTGAATATAGGAGAAGAAAATTTTTTTACTCAAGTAGATGTAAATAGGTTTAAACAAGTGCTTATAAACATAATAGATAATGCTATAAAATTTTCTGATGAGAATGGCAAAATAATTATTAGTACATTTTTACATAAGGAAAATATAATTATTAAAGTTGAAGATAATGGTATAGGTATAGATAAAGACGATTTACATAGAGTTACAGAGAAGTTTTATAAGGGGAAGTCTAGAAAATCTGGAAGTGGAATAGGATTATCTATTTGTAATGAAATAGTAAACCTTCATGGAGGTAAATTAGTAATAGATAGTGCAAAAGGAGAAGGTACGTCTGTTACTATATATATTCCAACAAAATATGAATAA
- a CDS encoding RluA family pseudouridine synthase: protein MNLKIVFEDKHVIVVEKPPKVPSQSDKTDDIDMITMLKNYLKEKYPSTRDPYIGLVHRLDRPVGGLMVFAKTKEANRNLSDQIRIKLFRKEYYAVVCGKPEKDNGELKDYLKKLRTINMSKVVSEKTKDSKEAILEYEVVESIATEEFGILSLVSIKLKTGRHHQIRVQFANAGLPLWGDNKYNKAFVKMKKWTQIALWSKYISFKHPKDKSICSFESKPNKEIPFSLFNLEKSS from the coding sequence ATGAATTTAAAAATAGTATTTGAAGATAAGCATGTTATAGTTGTAGAGAAGCCACCTAAAGTTCCTTCTCAAAGTGATAAAACAGATGATATTGATATGATAACTATGTTGAAGAATTATCTTAAAGAGAAATATCCGTCAACAAGAGATCCTTATATAGGGCTTGTACATAGACTTGATAGACCTGTTGGAGGATTGATGGTTTTTGCAAAAACTAAGGAAGCAAATAGAAATTTATCTGATCAGATTAGAATAAAATTATTTAGAAAAGAATATTATGCTGTTGTTTGTGGCAAGCCAGAGAAAGACAATGGGGAACTAAAAGACTACTTAAAAAAATTAAGGACTATTAATATGTCTAAAGTTGTATCAGAAAAAACAAAAGATTCTAAAGAAGCTATTCTTGAATATGAGGTTGTAGAAAGTATTGCAACTGAAGAATTTGGAATTTTAAGCCTTGTGAGTATTAAGCTTAAGACGGGAAGGCACCACCAAATACGTGTTCAATTTGCTAATGCAGGATTGCCTTTGTGGGGGGATAACAAATATAATAAAGCTTTTGTTAAAATGAAAAAATGGACACAAATTGCTTTGTGGTCAAAATACATTTCTTTTAAGCATCCCAAGGATAAATCTATTTGTAGTTTTGAATCAAAACCAAATAAAGAAATCCCATTTTCTTTATTTAATTTAGAAAAGTCATCATAA
- a CDS encoding 2-hydroxyacyl-CoA dehydratase, with translation MKKVLNVGLDVGSTTVKMVVLDEYTNVIYKKYLRHFSDIKNTVVSMLEDAKLTLQKKLLTVMVTGSGGFNISQKLDVPFIQEVIACTSAIENMIPETDAAIELGGEDAKITYLGKSIEQRMNGTCAGGTGAFIDQMASLLQTDALGLNELAKEHRNIYPIASRCGVFAKTDIQPLLNEGAAKEDIAASVFQAVVNQTISGLAQGRPITGNVAFLGGPLHFLSELRKRFIKTLDLKKENIVFPEDSQFFVALGAALSSKEEEPFSFECLYERVPGIYKMNNEECEKLESLFSSDSEYEQFKKRHSKSKVRRVNINEYSGNAYLGIDAGSTTTKIALIDENGGLLYSYYGSNMGSPLESTIEALRELYSKINNNTKIVNSAVTGYGEHLIKAALKVDIGEIETVAHYKAADFFRPGVDFVLDIGGQDMKSLKINNGVIESIMLNEACSSGCGSFIETFSKSLNMDVKDFALEAVKSRKPVDLGTRCTVFMNSKVKQAQKEGADVSDISAGISLSVIKNALFKVIRLRNVEEMGEKVVVQGGTFYNDSVLRALEKIIGREVIRPDIAGIMGAFGAALIAKDRYVEENSTSLIKEEDLKDFKTETSIRRCEFCGNKCLITVKHFTDGREFISGNRCERGAGLEKVENNIPNLYEYKYKRVFEYKALSEEEAKRGSIGIPRVLNMYEDYPFWFTFFNELGYRVVISSRSSKKVYEMGMETIPSESVCYPAKLVHGHITDLVNKGVKKIFYPCIPYNQKEDEGANNHYNCPIVTSYPETIKANMDVLRENDIIFYKPFLPIDMPSRMGKRLAKELSSENIPKKEILDAMQKAYTELEKYKADLRIKGEEAIKYINENHIKGIVLAGRPYHVDPEINHGMPEMIKSFGFAVLCEDAIRHLAKVERPLRVVDQWVYHSRMYAAATYVAQQKDLELIQLNSFGCGLDAVTTDQVKEILESYGKIYTVLKIDEINNLGAARIRVRSLIAAIEERDKRNFQPRKLQKSTERVIFTKEMKRTHTILAPQMSPIHFQFLKTGFEKEGYNIEILPSVDKASIDEGLRYVNNDACYPSIIVIGQIMEALKSGKYDLNNTSVMISQTGGGCRATNYIAFIRKALKDADMEQVPVISLNAAGLEKNPGFKVTSSMLENLVMSVVYGDLLMRVLYKVRPYEKVPGSADKLYDKWVEKCHISLKTGNKRQFKENIYKIVEDFDKLEIYEDLVKPKVGVVGEILVKFHPTANNNIVDLLEKEGAEAVVPDLIDFFLYSAYDDKIKYKELSGSFWSMLTSNLSIKVIEHYRKDMKKALKSSKRFEAPKAIEEIAKGAERFLSLGNQTGEGWFLTGEMVELIESGVNNIVCLQPFACLPNHITGKGMIKELRRAYPLSNIAPIDYDPGSSEVNQLNRIKLMLSVANKNLFMS, from the coding sequence ATGAAAAAGGTTTTAAATGTTGGACTTGATGTAGGTTCAACAACTGTAAAAATGGTTGTATTAGATGAATATACTAATGTCATTTATAAAAAGTATTTAAGACATTTTTCAGATATAAAAAATACAGTTGTTTCTATGTTAGAAGATGCAAAATTAACATTACAAAAAAAATTATTAACAGTAATGGTTACTGGATCAGGTGGTTTTAATATATCGCAAAAATTAGACGTGCCTTTTATTCAAGAAGTAATCGCATGTACTAGTGCAATTGAAAATATGATTCCAGAAACAGATGCAGCTATAGAACTTGGTGGTGAAGATGCAAAAATCACTTATTTAGGAAAATCTATTGAGCAAAGAATGAATGGTACATGTGCTGGTGGTACTGGGGCGTTTATAGATCAAATGGCTTCACTATTGCAAACGGATGCTTTAGGATTAAATGAACTAGCTAAAGAACATAGAAATATTTATCCAATTGCTTCAAGGTGTGGTGTATTTGCTAAAACAGATATACAACCTTTATTAAATGAAGGAGCGGCTAAAGAGGATATAGCTGCATCAGTTTTTCAAGCAGTTGTAAATCAAACAATAAGTGGACTTGCACAAGGAAGACCTATTACTGGAAATGTAGCATTTTTAGGAGGACCACTTCATTTTCTGTCAGAGCTTAGGAAGAGATTTATAAAAACTCTTGATCTAAAAAAAGAGAATATAGTTTTTCCAGAGGACTCGCAGTTTTTTGTTGCATTGGGAGCAGCTTTGTCATCAAAAGAAGAGGAACCTTTTTCATTTGAATGTTTGTATGAAAGAGTACCTGGAATATATAAAATGAATAATGAAGAATGTGAAAAATTAGAGTCTTTATTTTCAAGTGATTCAGAATATGAACAATTTAAAAAACGTCATTCCAAAAGTAAAGTAAGGCGTGTAAACATAAATGAGTATAGCGGAAATGCTTACTTAGGGATAGATGCAGGTTCTACTACCACTAAAATTGCTCTTATAGATGAAAATGGTGGATTGTTATATTCTTATTATGGAAGTAATATGGGAAGTCCACTTGAGTCCACTATAGAAGCACTAAGAGAGCTATATAGTAAAATAAATAATAATACAAAGATTGTTAATTCAGCTGTAACAGGGTATGGAGAGCATCTTATTAAAGCTGCTTTGAAAGTTGATATAGGAGAAATTGAAACTGTAGCTCATTATAAGGCCGCTGATTTTTTCCGTCCAGGTGTAGATTTTGTTCTTGATATAGGTGGACAAGATATGAAGAGTTTGAAAATTAATAATGGTGTTATTGAATCTATTATGTTAAATGAAGCATGTTCTTCAGGATGTGGTTCATTTATAGAAACATTTTCTAAGTCATTAAATATGGATGTTAAGGATTTTGCATTAGAAGCAGTTAAATCAAGAAAACCAGTAGACCTTGGAACTCGATGTACTGTATTTATGAATTCTAAAGTAAAGCAGGCACAAAAGGAAGGGGCGGATGTAAGTGATATATCGGCTGGAATATCACTTTCTGTTATAAAAAATGCTTTATTTAAAGTAATTAGGCTTAGAAATGTAGAAGAGATGGGTGAAAAAGTTGTTGTTCAAGGTGGTACTTTCTATAATGATTCAGTACTTAGGGCACTAGAAAAAATCATAGGAAGAGAAGTTATACGCCCAGATATTGCAGGAATAATGGGAGCTTTTGGAGCAGCTTTAATTGCGAAGGATAGATATGTAGAAGAAAACAGTACAAGTCTTATTAAAGAAGAAGATCTTAAAGATTTTAAGACAGAAACATCTATTAGAAGATGTGAATTTTGTGGAAACAAATGCTTAATAACAGTTAAACATTTTACCGATGGAAGAGAATTTATATCTGGAAATAGGTGTGAAAGAGGAGCAGGACTAGAAAAAGTAGAAAATAATATTCCAAATCTTTATGAATACAAATATAAAAGAGTATTTGAATATAAAGCACTTTCAGAAGAAGAAGCTAAAAGGGGAAGTATAGGAATACCTAGAGTGCTTAATATGTATGAGGATTATCCATTCTGGTTTACTTTTTTTAATGAATTAGGTTATAGGGTTGTTATTTCAAGTCGTTCTTCGAAAAAAGTATATGAGATGGGTATGGAGACTATACCATCTGAATCAGTTTGCTATCCTGCAAAGCTTGTACATGGTCATATTACTGATTTGGTTAATAAAGGAGTTAAAAAAATATTTTATCCATGTATTCCATACAACCAAAAGGAAGATGAAGGGGCAAATAATCATTATAATTGTCCTATAGTTACGTCTTATCCAGAAACTATTAAGGCAAATATGGATGTTTTGAGAGAAAATGATATTATATTTTATAAGCCTTTTTTACCTATTGATATGCCTAGCAGAATGGGAAAAAGGTTGGCTAAAGAATTGTCTTCAGAAAATATACCTAAAAAAGAAATTTTAGATGCTATGCAAAAAGCTTATACAGAATTAGAAAAGTATAAAGCAGATCTTAGAATTAAAGGGGAAGAGGCAATAAAGTATATAAATGAAAACCATATAAAGGGAATAGTTCTTGCTGGCAGGCCTTATCATGTTGATCCTGAAATCAATCATGGAATGCCTGAAATGATAAAATCCTTTGGATTTGCAGTACTTTGTGAAGATGCTATAAGACATCTTGCAAAAGTTGAAAGACCTCTTCGTGTTGTAGATCAGTGGGTATATCATTCAAGAATGTATGCTGCTGCAACTTATGTGGCTCAGCAAAAAGATCTTGAGCTTATTCAACTTAATTCTTTTGGGTGTGGATTAGATGCTGTAACAACTGATCAAGTAAAAGAAATTTTAGAGTCTTATGGTAAAATTTATACTGTCTTAAAGATAGATGAAATTAATAATTTAGGAGCAGCAAGAATTCGTGTACGTTCTTTAATTGCAGCTATAGAAGAAAGAGATAAAAGAAATTTTCAGCCAAGAAAGCTGCAGAAAAGTACTGAAAGAGTTATATTTACAAAAGAAATGAAAAGAACACACACGATACTTGCACCGCAAATGTCACCTATACATTTTCAATTTTTAAAGACAGGCTTTGAAAAAGAGGGGTACAATATTGAAATTCTTCCATCCGTAGATAAAGCTTCAATTGATGAAGGGTTGAGATATGTTAATAATGACGCATGCTACCCATCTATTATTGTAATTGGACAAATAATGGAGGCTTTAAAATCAGGAAAATATGATTTGAATAATACTTCTGTTATGATATCTCAGACAGGGGGAGGATGCAGGGCAACAAATTATATTGCTTTTATTAGAAAGGCATTAAAAGATGCTGATATGGAACAAGTACCTGTTATATCATTAAATGCAGCTGGTTTAGAAAAAAACCCAGGTTTTAAAGTCACTTCTTCAATGCTTGAAAATTTAGTGATGTCAGTTGTATATGGAGATCTTTTAATGAGAGTTTTATATAAAGTAAGGCCTTATGAAAAGGTACCTGGATCAGCAGATAAATTATATGATAAATGGGTAGAAAAGTGTCACATTTCATTAAAAACAGGAAACAAAAGACAATTTAAAGAAAATATATATAAGATAGTAGAGGATTTCGATAAATTAGAGATTTACGAAGATTTAGTTAAGCCTAAAGTTGGCGTTGTTGGAGAGATTTTAGTTAAATTTCATCCTACTGCAAACAATAATATAGTAGATCTTTTAGAAAAAGAGGGAGCAGAAGCAGTAGTACCTGATTTAATAGATTTCTTTTTATACTCTGCATATGACGATAAAATTAAATATAAGGAGTTATCAGGAAGTTTTTGGTCAATGCTTACTTCAAATCTTTCAATAAAAGTTATTGAACACTATAGAAAAGATATGAAAAAAGCTTTAAAAAGTAGTAAAAGGTTTGAGGCGCCTAAGGCAATAGAAGAAATAGCAAAAGGAGCAGAAAGATTTCTATCTCTTGGAAATCAAACAGGAGAAGGGTGGTTCTTAACAGGAGAGATGGTTGAACTTATTGAAAGTGGAGTGAATAACATTGTTTGCTTACAGCCATTTGCATGTCTTCCAAACCATATTACTGGAAAAGGCATGATAAAAGAACTCAGACGAGCATATCCTTTATCTAATATTGCACCTATAGATTATGACCCTGGATCTAGCGAAGTAAATCAACTTAATCGTATAAAATTAATGTTATCTGTAGCAAATAAGAATTTGTTTATGTCTTAA